The genome window CGCGAAGTGCGTTCGACCATCTTCGCCCTGTGGCTGGCGTATTCGGTGGTGTGGATGGCCTATGGCATGCGCCTCATTTCCACCGCGCTGCTGCAGGTGGGGCCGGAACTGGAAGAGGCGGCGCGCGCCGTCGGCGCCAATCGCGGCCAGGTGACGCGCGACGTCACCCTGCCGCTGATCAAATACGGCTTGCTGGGCGCCTGGCTGATGGTGTTCCTGATCTTCGAGCGCGAATATTCGACGGGCGTGTACCTGCTCTCGCCGGGCACGGAAGTGATTGGCGCCATGCTGGTATCGCTGTGGGCCGGCGGCTCGACCGACCTGGTGGCGGCGCTGTCCTTCATCAATATCACCCTGGTGGCCATCGGCCTGGGCATCGCGCTGCGCTTCGGCGTCAAGCTGCATAACTAAATACAAAGACTGAGACCACATCATGAATGAACTGACCGTCAATGAGCTGTACCTGGACTACGGCACCGGCGCTGCCGCCAACCAGATCCTGAAAGGTGTCTCGATGCACCTGCAAAGAGGCGAAGTGGTCGCCTTGCTGGGGCCTTCGGGCAGCGGCAAGACCACCTTGCTGCGCGCCGTCGCCGGGCTGGAAAGTCCGAAGGCGGGCACGATCCAGATCGGCGAGCGCAATGTCTACGATGGCGCGAAACACTTCGAGATGCCGGCCGAACATCGCAACCTGGGCCTGGTGTTCCAGTCGTATGCGCTGTGGCCGCACAAGACCGTGTTCGACAACGTCGCCTACGGCCTCAAGTTGCGCAAGATGGGCAGCACGGAGATCGCCGCGCGCATCAAGGAAGTGCTGACGCAGCTGGGCCTGGGGCACCTGGGCGAGCGCTATCCGCATCAGCTGTCCGGCGGCCAGCAGCAGCGCGTGGCGATCGCCAGGGCGCTGGTGTACAACCCGCCCGTGATCCTGCTCGACGAACCGCTGTCGAACCTCGATGCCAAGCTGCGCGAGGAAGCGCGCGCCTTCCTGCGCGAACTGATCGTGCGCCTGGGCCTGTCGGCCCTGATGGTGACGCATGACCAGGGTGAGGCGATGGCCATTTCCGACCGTATTTTGCTGCTCAATAACGGCAAGATCGAGCAGCAAGGCACGCCGCAAAGCATGTATGAAACGCCCGACACCCTGTTTACGGCCGAATTCATGGGCAGTAACAACCGCCTGCCCGGCAAGGTGGTGCAGCGCGACGGCAATCAGGTGCGGTTGCTGATCGACGGCGCCTCGATGCAGGGCGTGGCGCGCGGCGCCAACGTGGGCACGGAAGTGACGACCATGATCCGCGTCGAGGAGGTGAAGATCAGCGCCACGCAGGTGGACAACGCCATCGAACTGCCGCTGCTGACCTGCATGTACCTGGGCGACCGCTGGGAATGCCTGTTCGAGCGCGGCGGTGCCGAGAATATCAGCCTGCGCGCGTATTCGCGCCACAAGCTCGAAGCGGGCAAGTACTGGCTGCACATGCCGGCCGATAAACTCTGGGTGTTTTAACGGTGCCGAGGTGGCCACGCTGGCGCGCAGTGTAGTGTTCTTGCTGCGCGGCGCTGGCCGCCTGGCCGCCTGGTCGGCGTTGCCCTGTGCCGCTTCTTGATGCCGCTGGCATTGCTGACCGCTCCATTCTTTTCTCCGCTGACCAGGCAAGGCCGCCACAGTTGAATTGGCCGGCTGGAACTGGCATAAAGCAAACGCTCTGTATTGTCCTTGCTGCACACCCCATTAATCCTCGCGGCCGCCACGGGTGGGCAATATGTGCGTCCCCGTTTTTTGGGCTTTCCTTCTCGGCCGCCTGCTGGCCAGTCATACCCGTTGGCTGCGTTTGCCGCGCCGCTGCGCCATGCTGCGTGTGTTATCTAAAAACAACGCTCGTATGGGCGGCATGTGCAGCTTATTTTGATTATTGATAAAAAATACTATTTCTGAGAATGCCGACTTTCCATCGAAGACAATGGATGAAGGTGTTACAAATAGTAACTAAAGCGGTACATCCTTTTTAAAAACGTTTTGTATTTGCATTTAAAAAGTTGCCTCACGGCCATTTATTTTAGTTATTTTTACTTCCTTCGTTTATAATTTGAAAAGAACGCCGGCGGGGCTTTTTGCGCAGTTTTGACGTGAGTTCGCCCTTTTTTTGAGCTCAGGAAAATGCATATGCGCACCGATGGTGTCCGTTTTTCAATTGTCAGACATGCCGCCTGGGCGCCAGGCCTGGAAACGCCGCAGCAATGGCAGGCGTGGGCGCAAAGCGCCTTGCCCGTCGCGCCGATTGCTGCCGCTGGCGAGCCAGGCGTGCGTGCGATGGCGCCGATGCAGCGCCGCCGCGCCGGTCAGTTGGGCAAGATGGCGCTCGAAGTGGCGTACGCCTGCCTCGGCGAACAGCGCGATATTGCGCTCGTCTTTTGTTCTCGCCATGGCGAGGTGGCGCGCGCCGTCGAACTGTTGTCGGCGCTGGCCCAGGGCGAACCCTTGTCGCCGACGGCGTTCGGCATGGCCGTGCACAATGCCAGCGCAGGCCTGTTTTCCATCGCCCGCGCCGATACGGCCAATCAGCTGGCCGTCGCCGCCGGTGCGGCCAGCCTCGAGGCTGCGGTGATCGAAGCGTGCGGCTTGCTGGCCGATGGCGCGGCGCAGGTATTGCTGGTGCTGGCGGAGTGTCCCTTGCCAGTGCCATTCGAGGCCTTTGAAGACTGTCATGAGCAGCCGCATGCGTTTGCCTGGCTGCTGCAGGCCGAGGATTCCCCGGGCACGGCGTTCAGCCTGACGTGGCGCGCCCGCGGCAGCGATGATGCGTTGGCGGCAGCCGCCGGCGCCATGCCGGGCAGTCTGGCCGTGTTGCGATTCATGCTCGGTGAGGTCAGCACGTTCGAGCATGCGGCCAACCGCCAGACATGGTGCTGGAGCCGCCATGCATAAGCTGGAGGTTGTTCGCGCCGGCCTATCGATAGGCTGGCGTACCATCGCGACCGCGCTCAGTTTTGTCGCCTTCGGCCTCGGTGGCTTGCTGCTGCGCGTGCTGGTGTTCCCCGTGCTGCAGGTGCTGGTGTGGCGGCGCGAGACGCGCATTGCCTGCGCGCGCGCCATCATCCGCTGGAGTTTTCGCTTGTATATCGGCCTGATGCGTTTTCTCGGCGTGTTGCGCTATGACTTGCGCGGTCTGGATAAGCTGGAGCGGGGCGGCTTGCTGATCCTGGCCAATCATCCGACCCTGATCGACACGATTTTCCTGATGGCGTATGTCAGGCAGGCCGATTGCATCGTCAAGTCCGATTTGTGGAATAACCCGTTTACGGGCGGTCCCGTGCGCGCGGCCGGCTATATCAACAACACGGGCGGCGCCGAACTGGTGGACGCCTGCCTGGCATCGCTGGCACGCGGCAATAACCTGATCATTTTTCCGGAAGGCACGCGCACGCCATGCAGCGGCGAGGTCGTGCTGAAGCGGGGCGCGGCGAATATCGCCGTGCGCGGCCGCCGCGACGTGACGCCCGTGCTGATACGTTGCCTGCCCAGAACCCTGGGCAAGGGCGAACCGTGGTGGCGCGTGCCGGCTCGCCGCGCGCATTTCGAGATCGCCGTGCAGGACGACCTGGCGATCGACGAGTTTACCGGCGGTGGCGCCAGCGACGTCATGGCGGCGCGTACCTTGACCACTCATCTGCAACATTACTTTAGCGGGAAACAGGAACAACATGCTTGAACAAGAAGTGAAGGAACTGATCATCGAGGCGCTGCAACTGGAAGACATGAGCGCTGCCGATATCGATACGGATGCGCCCCTGTTTGTCGAGGGCCTGGGACTCGATTCGATCGATGCGCTGGAACTGGGCGTCGCCCTGCAAAAAAAATACGGCATTTCCCTGTCGGCCGATTCGGCCGATACGCGCCGCCACTTTGCCTCGGTACGGGCGCTGGCGGCCATGGTTGACACTCACAGAAAGAAGTAAGGAGCAGCAAAATGGTAGATATGAGCGCAATGAGCCGCGATGAACTGTACGCATGGGTAGTGCAGCTGCTGGCCGAAATGTTCGAGCTTGATCCGGCGGCGCTGACGCCGCAGTCGAATCTGT of Janthinobacterium sp. PAMC25594 contains these proteins:
- a CDS encoding ABC transporter ATP-binding protein → MNELTVNELYLDYGTGAAANQILKGVSMHLQRGEVVALLGPSGSGKTTLLRAVAGLESPKAGTIQIGERNVYDGAKHFEMPAEHRNLGLVFQSYALWPHKTVFDNVAYGLKLRKMGSTEIAARIKEVLTQLGLGHLGERYPHQLSGGQQQRVAIARALVYNPPVILLDEPLSNLDAKLREEARAFLRELIVRLGLSALMVTHDQGEAMAISDRILLLNNGKIEQQGTPQSMYETPDTLFTAEFMGSNNRLPGKVVQRDGNQVRLLIDGASMQGVARGANVGTEVTTMIRVEEVKISATQVDNAIELPLLTCMYLGDRWECLFERGGAENISLRAYSRHKLEAGKYWLHMPADKLWVF
- a CDS encoding beta-ketoacyl synthase chain length factor — encoded protein: MRTDGVRFSIVRHAAWAPGLETPQQWQAWAQSALPVAPIAAAGEPGVRAMAPMQRRRAGQLGKMALEVAYACLGEQRDIALVFCSRHGEVARAVELLSALAQGEPLSPTAFGMAVHNASAGLFSIARADTANQLAVAAGAASLEAAVIEACGLLADGAAQVLLVLAECPLPVPFEAFEDCHEQPHAFAWLLQAEDSPGTAFSLTWRARGSDDALAAAAGAMPGSLAVLRFMLGEVSTFEHAANRQTWCWSRHA
- a CDS encoding 1-acyl-sn-glycerol-3-phosphate acyltransferase, with amino-acid sequence MHKLEVVRAGLSIGWRTIATALSFVAFGLGGLLLRVLVFPVLQVLVWRRETRIACARAIIRWSFRLYIGLMRFLGVLRYDLRGLDKLERGGLLILANHPTLIDTIFLMAYVRQADCIVKSDLWNNPFTGGPVRAAGYINNTGGAELVDACLASLARGNNLIIFPEGTRTPCSGEVVLKRGAANIAVRGRRDVTPVLIRCLPRTLGKGEPWWRVPARRAHFEIAVQDDLAIDEFTGGGASDVMAARTLTTHLQHYFSGKQEQHA
- a CDS encoding phosphopantetheine-binding protein — its product is MLEQEVKELIIEALQLEDMSAADIDTDAPLFVEGLGLDSIDALELGVALQKKYGISLSADSADTRRHFASVRALAAMVDTHRKK